In Ensifer canadensis, a genomic segment contains:
- a CDS encoding pyridoxal phosphate-dependent aminotransferase has translation MTIITTLSPRALSAPESGIVEVVNYARGRDGLIPLWVGEGDLSTPTFISEAASEALLAGETFYTWQRGIPPLREALSRYYQRRFQKTLSPEHFYVTGSGMQAIKLSIEAITSPGDEMVLLTPAWPNFAAAAELSGVKPVSVELRFENGTWQLDHERLEAAIGPKTKALFINTPSNPTGWTASHDDLRAILALARKHGLWIVADEIYALYHYAGGRAPSFLDVMDDDERIIFVNSFSKNWSMTGWRVGWIVAPPAIGQVLENLVQYATSGVAQFMQRGAVVALEEGDAFVDANIAKAAQSRDLLCDALIATNRVETLKPDGAIYTFLKIDGVTDSRAAAIDIVDKTGVGLAPGTAFGDGGSLFMRACFLRDPAQVAEAAHRLQNYILGR, from the coding sequence ATGACCATCATCACCACCCTCAGTCCCCGTGCACTCTCGGCGCCGGAAAGCGGCATCGTCGAGGTCGTGAACTATGCCCGTGGGCGCGACGGTCTGATCCCGCTCTGGGTCGGCGAAGGCGATCTTTCGACCCCGACCTTCATTTCCGAGGCCGCCAGCGAAGCGTTGCTCGCCGGAGAAACCTTCTACACCTGGCAGCGCGGCATCCCGCCACTGCGCGAAGCGCTGTCGCGCTATTACCAGCGCCGGTTCCAGAAGACCCTGTCACCGGAGCATTTCTATGTCACCGGCTCCGGCATGCAGGCAATCAAGCTTTCGATCGAGGCGATCACCTCGCCGGGCGACGAGATGGTGCTTTTGACCCCGGCTTGGCCGAATTTTGCCGCGGCTGCCGAGCTGTCGGGCGTCAAGCCCGTCTCCGTTGAGCTCCGCTTCGAAAACGGCACGTGGCAGCTCGATCACGAGCGGCTCGAAGCGGCAATCGGTCCGAAGACCAAGGCTCTCTTCATCAACACGCCGTCCAACCCGACCGGCTGGACCGCCAGCCATGACGATCTTCGCGCCATTCTGGCGCTGGCGCGCAAGCACGGCCTCTGGATCGTCGCCGACGAGATCTATGCGCTTTATCACTACGCAGGCGGCCGGGCGCCTTCTTTCCTTGATGTGATGGACGACGACGAGCGCATCATCTTCGTCAACTCCTTCTCCAAGAACTGGTCGATGACCGGTTGGCGCGTCGGCTGGATCGTCGCCCCGCCGGCAATCGGCCAGGTGCTTGAAAACCTGGTGCAATATGCAACCTCAGGCGTGGCGCAGTTCATGCAGCGCGGCGCCGTCGTGGCGTTGGAAGAGGGCGATGCTTTCGTCGACGCCAACATTGCCAAGGCCGCACAGAGCCGTGACCTCTTGTGCGACGCGCTGATCGCCACCAATCGGGTCGAAACGCTGAAGCCGGACGGTGCGATCTATACGTTCCTCAAGATCGACGGCGTCACGGATTCGCGCGCTGCGGCGATCGACATCGTCGACAAGACAGGCGTTGGCCTTGCGCCGGGAACCGCATTCGGCGATGGCGGCTCCTTGTTCATGCGCGCCTGCTTCCTGCGTGATCCGGCGCAGGTCGCGGAAGCGGCACACCGCCTGCAAAATTACATTCTCGGTCGGTAA
- a CDS encoding chorismate mutase family protein, with protein MQKTPAECTDMADVRAEIDRLDQALMALFAERWGYIDRAAEIKRPLKLKADIPARVMEVRENARKNAESQNLDPDFYEEIWARLINHAIAHEQKILGETSDDQTP; from the coding sequence ATGCAAAAGACCCCAGCCGAATGCACTGATATGGCCGATGTGCGCGCCGAGATCGATCGGCTCGATCAGGCGCTGATGGCGCTTTTCGCCGAGCGCTGGGGCTATATCGACCGCGCCGCAGAGATCAAGCGGCCGCTGAAGCTGAAGGCCGATATCCCGGCGCGGGTCATGGAAGTGCGCGAGAATGCCCGCAAGAATGCCGAGAGCCAGAACCTGGACCCGGATTTCTACGAGGAGATCTGGGCACGGCTGATCAACCACGCGATCGCGCATGAACAAAAGATACTGGGCGAAACGAGCGACGATCAAACGCCCTGA
- a CDS encoding PAS domain-containing hybrid sensor histidine kinase/response regulator: protein MLSGSVIFASAFAYLLLLFAVASYGDRRARKKSTAVNGRPLVYALSLAIYCTSWTYFGGIGLAAERGLEFTGIYIGPILMFTLGMPLIRKIIRLAKTEKLTSVADFIAARHGKNPAVAAIVALISLVGAVPYIALQLKAISSSVAAMINTSDYGIGAGQSFIDLPLLVTLFLACFAIVFGTRHTDATEHQDGLILAIAMESVVKLVALITAGLYIVFVIFDGPTHLWTLAQQSPAVEKALSYETPIARWILLIVTSAFAIIMLPRQFHVTVVENRTEGELRTAGILFPLYLVAINLFVLPIAIAGILTFSGSGDADLYLLTLPLANGLPLLTLITFIGGFSAATAMVIVASVALSIMISNDIVMPVFLRRNLGQRGGLQENLAGTLLNIRRTAIFVVLLLGYAYYRSADISAGLASLGLLSFVAISQMAPSLLGGLVWRQANARGAICGMVSGFFVWAYLLFLPSLGGPDNSHVATTVLSFLLPLTEVFSGTDADPLVNATALSLLVNLTMYVLASLTRAPKPLERFQAGVFITRRSRSERAFRGRKTKITVRDLKATIARYMGDERMQRSFHTYERQSGRWLDDNAPADMALVHFSEQLLGSAIGSSSARLVFSLVLQRVDDTSSDTAWLLDQASEALQYNQDMLQTALSQMDQGIAVFDNANNLIIWNRRFRQLLDLPEAAGQVGFPLADIVAILTKRGDIRKEDEKRLIANFLTLDKPFLMELGNGQQIIEVRTNAMPDKGIVTTYTDITQRVAADMALKQANETLELRVAERTGELTRVNHELAEARAAAEEANIGKTRFFAAAGHDILQPLNAARLYSSSLVERLGESDNSTLVENIDSSLESVEAILGAVLDISRLDTGAMKARLQSVPLNDLLRRVETDFAPMARAKDLELVVMPTSLVVRTDPNLLRRVVQNLVSNAVKYTLRGKVLVGVRRRGKMATIEVLDSGIGIPSSKFRTVFKEFARLDEGARTASGLGLGLSIVDRISRVLNHPVSLQSKPGKGTGFKVTVPLDPTAGERVAVPPVPTTKASEALNGLRVLCIDNEPRIIEGMRVLLSGWGCVVTTAESLNACTEMSTSTQERPHAIIADYHLDDGTGIEAIARIRALFGDNIPALLVTADRSPEVRGAAERDGVGLQNKPVRPAAMRAWLTQLSTAAKTAAE from the coding sequence ATGCTCTCGGGTTCGGTCATCTTCGCCTCGGCCTTCGCCTATCTGCTGCTGCTTTTCGCAGTCGCAAGCTACGGCGACCGGCGGGCCAGGAAAAAAAGCACTGCGGTCAACGGCAGGCCGCTGGTCTATGCGCTGAGCCTTGCGATCTATTGCACGTCCTGGACCTATTTCGGCGGCATCGGCCTTGCGGCCGAGCGTGGCCTCGAGTTCACCGGCATCTATATCGGCCCGATCCTGATGTTCACGCTTGGCATGCCGCTGATCCGCAAGATCATCCGGCTTGCCAAGACCGAGAAGCTGACATCGGTCGCCGACTTCATCGCCGCCCGCCATGGCAAGAACCCGGCGGTGGCGGCGATCGTTGCGCTGATTTCGCTGGTGGGCGCCGTGCCCTATATTGCGCTGCAGCTGAAGGCGATCTCGAGCTCGGTCGCGGCGATGATCAACACCAGCGACTATGGCATCGGCGCCGGGCAAAGCTTCATCGACCTGCCGCTCCTCGTCACCCTGTTCCTCGCCTGCTTCGCCATCGTCTTCGGCACCCGCCATACGGATGCAACCGAACACCAGGACGGCCTGATCCTCGCGATCGCGATGGAATCGGTGGTCAAGCTGGTGGCGCTGATCACCGCCGGCCTCTACATCGTATTCGTGATTTTCGACGGGCCGACGCATCTGTGGACCCTCGCCCAGCAAAGCCCGGCGGTCGAAAAGGCGCTCTCCTACGAAACGCCGATCGCGCGCTGGATCCTGCTGATCGTCACCTCGGCCTTTGCGATCATCATGCTGCCGCGGCAGTTTCATGTCACTGTCGTCGAGAACCGCACCGAAGGCGAGTTGCGCACCGCCGGCATTCTCTTTCCGCTCTACCTCGTCGCCATCAACCTTTTCGTTCTGCCGATCGCCATTGCCGGCATCCTGACCTTCTCGGGATCCGGCGACGCCGACCTCTACCTGCTGACGCTGCCGCTCGCCAACGGCCTGCCGCTATTGACGCTGATTACCTTCATCGGCGGTTTTTCGGCAGCGACGGCCATGGTCATCGTTGCCTCCGTGGCGCTGTCGATCATGATTTCCAACGACATCGTCATGCCAGTCTTCCTGCGCCGCAATCTCGGCCAGCGCGGCGGGCTGCAGGAAAATCTCGCGGGCACACTGCTCAATATTCGCCGCACGGCGATCTTCGTCGTGCTTTTGCTCGGCTATGCCTATTACCGTTCGGCCGATATCAGCGCCGGCCTCGCCTCGCTCGGGCTTCTCTCCTTCGTTGCCATTTCGCAGATGGCACCTTCTCTGCTCGGCGGCCTGGTCTGGCGTCAGGCCAATGCCCGCGGCGCCATCTGCGGCATGGTCTCGGGCTTCTTCGTCTGGGCCTATCTCCTGTTCCTGCCGAGCCTCGGCGGACCGGATAATTCGCATGTCGCAACGACGGTCCTCAGTTTCCTGCTACCCCTCACCGAGGTCTTTTCCGGCACTGACGCCGATCCTCTGGTCAACGCCACCGCGCTCAGCCTGCTCGTCAATCTGACCATGTACGTGCTCGCCTCGCTGACCCGGGCACCCAAGCCGCTCGAACGTTTTCAGGCGGGGGTCTTCATCACCCGGCGCTCGCGCAGCGAGAGGGCGTTTCGCGGCCGAAAGACCAAGATCACCGTCCGCGACCTCAAGGCGACGATCGCCCGCTATATGGGCGACGAGCGCATGCAGCGTTCGTTCCATACCTATGAGCGCCAGTCCGGCCGCTGGCTCGACGACAATGCGCCCGCCGACATGGCGCTGGTGCATTTTTCCGAGCAGCTGCTCGGCAGCGCCATCGGCTCGTCCTCGGCCCGCCTCGTGTTTTCGCTGGTGTTGCAACGGGTCGACGACACCTCGTCGGATACGGCCTGGCTGCTGGACCAGGCAAGCGAAGCGCTGCAGTACAATCAGGACATGCTGCAGACCGCGCTTTCGCAGATGGACCAGGGCATCGCCGTCTTCGACAACGCCAACAACTTGATCATCTGGAACCGGCGTTTCCGCCAGCTGCTCGACCTGCCGGAAGCCGCCGGCCAGGTGGGTTTCCCGCTTGCCGACATCGTCGCGATCCTCACCAAGCGGGGCGATATCCGCAAGGAGGACGAGAAGCGGCTGATCGCCAACTTCCTGACGCTCGACAAGCCATTCCTGATGGAGCTTGGAAACGGCCAGCAGATCATTGAAGTGCGCACCAACGCAATGCCCGACAAGGGTATCGTCACGACCTACACCGACATCACCCAGCGGGTCGCCGCCGACATGGCGCTGAAGCAGGCAAACGAGACGCTCGAGCTTCGGGTGGCCGAGCGCACCGGCGAACTGACCCGGGTGAACCACGAACTCGCCGAGGCTCGCGCCGCCGCCGAAGAGGCCAATATCGGCAAGACGCGCTTCTTTGCCGCCGCCGGCCACGACATCCTGCAGCCGCTCAACGCCGCCCGGCTCTACTCCTCCTCGCTGGTCGAACGCCTCGGGGAATCGGACAACAGCACGCTGGTGGAAAACATCGATTCCTCGCTGGAATCGGTAGAAGCCATTCTTGGTGCCGTTCTTGACATATCCCGCTTGGACACCGGCGCGATGAAGGCGCGCCTGCAGTCGGTCCCGCTCAACGACCTCTTGCGCCGGGTCGAGACGGATTTCGCGCCGATGGCACGGGCGAAAGACCTCGAGCTGGTGGTGATGCCGACGTCGCTGGTGGTGCGCACGGATCCGAACCTGCTCCGGCGCGTCGTGCAGAACCTGGTCTCGAACGCCGTCAAATACACGCTCCGAGGCAAGGTGCTCGTCGGCGTGCGCCGGCGCGGCAAGATGGCGACGATCGAAGTGCTGGATTCCGGCATCGGCATCCCGTCATCGAAGTTCCGCACCGTCTTCAAGGAGTTTGCGCGCCTCGACGAGGGCGCCCGCACCGCATCCGGGCTCGGCCTCGGGCTTTCGATCGTCGACCGGATTTCGCGGGTGCTTAACCATCCCGTCAGCCTGCAGTCCAAGCCCGGCAAGGGCACCGGTTTCAAGGTCACGGTGCCGCTCGATCCAACGGCGGGAGAACGGGTCGCCGTCCCGCCCGTGCCGACGACCAAGGCCAGCGAGGCGCTCAACGGCCTGCGCGTGCTCTGCATCGACAACGAGCCGCGCATCATCGAAGGCATGCGGGTGCTGCTATCGGGCTGGGGCTGCGTCGTCACGACGGCGGAATCGCTTAACGCCTGCACCGAGATGTCGACGTCCACGCAGGAGCGTCCGCACGCCATCATCGCCGACTACCATCTCGACGACGGCACCGGCATCGAG
- the cydB gene encoding cytochrome d ubiquinol oxidase subunit II, protein MDIDLPLIWAGIIAFAVLAYVILDGFDLGVGILFPFFPQKHDRDVMMNSVAPVWDGNETWLVLGGGGLMAVFPLAYATILPALYAPIIAMVIGLIFRGVAFEYRWRTKRAEYLWNWAFAGGSMLAAFAQGITLGALVQGIPVENRAYTGGWWDWLTPFSIMTGIAVVVGYALLGATWLVMKTHGDLAERARSLALKCSFGTIAAMGIVSLWTPFLEPLYLQRWFGWPTAIFSIIVPLLVLGCLYLLITGIRTRHDTRPFLAALGLFVLGYAGIGISFFPYIVPPSLTIWDAAAPDASLSFLLAGALVLVPIILAYTGYAYWVFRGKIDPEEGYH, encoded by the coding sequence GATTTGGGCCGGCATCATCGCCTTTGCGGTGCTCGCCTATGTCATCCTCGACGGGTTCGACCTCGGTGTCGGCATCCTTTTCCCGTTCTTTCCGCAAAAGCATGATCGCGACGTGATGATGAACTCGGTCGCACCCGTCTGGGACGGCAACGAGACCTGGCTCGTGCTGGGCGGTGGCGGCCTGATGGCGGTGTTCCCGCTCGCCTACGCCACCATCCTGCCGGCACTTTACGCGCCCATCATCGCCATGGTCATCGGCCTTATCTTCCGTGGCGTTGCCTTCGAATATCGCTGGCGCACCAAGCGGGCCGAGTATCTCTGGAACTGGGCCTTTGCCGGCGGCTCGATGCTCGCCGCATTTGCCCAAGGCATCACGCTGGGGGCGCTGGTTCAGGGCATTCCGGTTGAGAACCGGGCCTATACCGGCGGCTGGTGGGACTGGTTGACGCCATTCTCGATCATGACCGGCATCGCCGTCGTCGTCGGCTATGCACTGCTCGGCGCCACCTGGCTTGTCATGAAGACCCATGGGGATCTGGCGGAGCGGGCTCGCAGCCTTGCCCTCAAATGCTCGTTCGGCACAATCGCCGCCATGGGCATCGTCAGCCTGTGGACGCCCTTCCTCGAACCGCTCTATCTGCAGCGCTGGTTCGGCTGGCCGACGGCAATCTTCAGCATCATCGTGCCACTGCTGGTGCTCGGTTGCCTCTATCTTCTGATAACCGGCATCAGGACCCGTCATGACACCCGGCCGTTCCTTGCCGCGCTGGGGCTGTTCGTGCTCGGCTATGCCGGCATCGGCATCAGCTTCTTTCCCTATATCGTGCCGCCATCGCTGACGATCTGGGATGCGGCGGCACCTGACGCCAGCCTGTCGTTCCTGCTTGCCGGCGCGCTGGTGCTGGTGCCGATCATCCTTGCCTATACCGGCTACGCCTATTGGGTCTTCCGCGGCAAGATCGACCCGGAGGAGGGCTACCATTGA
- the mscL gene encoding large conductance mechanosensitive channel protein MscL: MLNEFKEFVARGNVMDLAVGVIIGAAFSKIVTSIVEDLVMPVVGALTGGGFDFSNYFLPLSANVTATSLAAAREQGAVFAYGNFITVLINFLILAWIIFLMIKAVNRVRASVEKQKESEPAAPPPEDVRLLSEIRDLLKQRA; this comes from the coding sequence ATGCTGAATGAGTTCAAAGAGTTTGTTGCCCGCGGGAACGTGATGGATCTCGCGGTGGGTGTGATCATCGGCGCCGCTTTCAGCAAGATCGTCACGTCGATCGTCGAAGACCTGGTGATGCCCGTTGTCGGTGCGCTCACCGGTGGCGGTTTCGACTTCTCCAACTACTTCCTGCCGCTCTCGGCCAACGTGACGGCGACGTCTCTTGCCGCTGCCCGTGAACAGGGCGCCGTCTTCGCCTATGGCAACTTCATCACTGTCCTCATCAACTTTCTGATCCTCGCTTGGATCATCTTCCTGATGATCAAAGCGGTAAACCGCGTGCGTGCATCGGTCGAAAAGCAGAAGGAATCCGAGCCGGCCGCTCCGCCGCCGGAAGATGTCCGGCTGCTTTCGGAAATCCGCGATCTCTTGAAGCAGCGCGCCTGA
- the galE gene encoding UDP-glucose 4-epimerase GalE, with product MAVLVTGGAGYIGSHMTWALLDAHEDVVVLDRLSTGFRWAVPSEARFYRGDVGDKVLLARIFDENSIDAVVHFAGSAIVPESVANPLAYYENNTGNTRTLIEAGVKAGIGGFVFSSTAAVYGSQDGAEPVRETTALHPESPYGLSKLMAELILRDAAAAHDFSYVALRYFNVAGADPLGRTGQSTTGATHLIKVACEAALGKRPKVDIYGTDYSTPDGTGIRDYIHVADLVEAHMRALAYLRAGGEPLISNCGYGEGFSVLQVIDTIRRISGRDIAVKHGPRRPGDIARIVADPALARLKLGWVPAHASLDQIVESAFAWEEHLSRKNSYDLPRPQMRLV from the coding sequence ATGGCTGTGTTGGTAACGGGCGGTGCCGGCTATATCGGCAGCCACATGACGTGGGCGTTGCTCGACGCCCACGAGGATGTGGTCGTGCTCGATCGACTGTCGACCGGTTTCCGCTGGGCCGTGCCATCAGAGGCGCGTTTCTACCGTGGCGATGTCGGCGACAAGGTATTGCTGGCACGCATCTTCGACGAGAACAGCATCGATGCGGTCGTGCATTTCGCCGGTTCGGCGATCGTTCCTGAATCGGTTGCCAACCCGCTTGCCTATTACGAAAACAACACCGGCAACACGCGTACGCTGATAGAGGCCGGCGTGAAAGCGGGGATCGGCGGTTTCGTTTTCTCGTCGACGGCGGCCGTCTATGGCAGCCAGGACGGCGCGGAACCCGTGCGCGAGACGACAGCCCTCCACCCCGAAAGCCCCTATGGGCTATCGAAGCTGATGGCCGAATTGATCCTGCGGGATGCCGCTGCAGCCCACGATTTCAGCTATGTGGCGCTGCGCTATTTCAACGTCGCCGGCGCCGATCCCCTGGGTAGGACAGGTCAGTCGACGACCGGCGCAACCCATCTGATCAAGGTCGCCTGTGAAGCCGCGCTCGGCAAGCGGCCGAAGGTCGATATCTACGGCACGGATTATTCCACGCCCGACGGCACCGGCATCCGCGATTACATCCACGTGGCCGACCTCGTCGAAGCCCACATGCGTGCGCTTGCCTATCTCAGGGCCGGTGGCGAGCCGTTGATCAGCAATTGCGGCTACGGCGAGGGTTTTTCGGTGTTGCAGGTCATCGACACCATCAGGCGCATCTCTGGCCGTGACATTGCGGTTAAGCATGGGCCGCGGCGACCGGGCGATATCGCTCGCATCGTTGCCGATCCCGCGCTCGCACGGCTGAAGCTTGGATGGGTGCCGGCCCATGCAAGTCTTGACCAGATCGTAGAGAGCGCCTTCGCCTGGGAAGAGCATCTTTCACGCAAGAACAGCTACGACCTGCCACGCCCGCAGATGCGATTGGTCTGA